A stretch of the Cydia amplana chromosome 6, ilCydAmpl1.1, whole genome shotgun sequence genome encodes the following:
- the LOC134648791 gene encoding tectonin beta-propeller repeat-containing protein isoform X1: protein MSSNSLLFSLNNEGKVYALPTSGSCWREFMYLGLEFKTLSAVPHFLWAVGGDRQIYLHVHGLEIPIRVQEESYENERWLPLEGFSGRLLPTDRYHFSSQDGTQDRAIQRIRLPSMAWQWEGEWQLELTLDGHPLDHDGWTYAVDFPAQFGPSKQWKSCVRRRKWFRYRKFSAMNSWCAIAPLHKDPTQEPFIDVSIGGNQIPFAGPGTLSVWAITAHGRVMYRAGVSATSPEGLKWINISIPPNCDIKQISVGATGLVWALLWTGRAIVRKGITKDSPTGEAWLEVKSPSETKLTVISVGYNSVWVVSSDSKVWFRKGVEGNTAGTSEVSAMGTGWLEITGNMTHVSVGVNDQVFAIGESDKSIYWRSGITPAELTGKRWRMVQANMQLSRTSSSASMVSSASNNAKHHSLTMLNETTQLKSHINIQNSWEESHSAPIEHTLPIKPPKEHISKKTTTATDIDLTGKSYETTLKNPRAWSPVRSVGSVVGMEAQPDSDSSVFDVDSGMYFDEEVSQTAWGTCDTNWTFVEAGACCIDPVQVPHWFTDSQNSLNSDLNANWRIQILDCLKNRNNQDLDLSDYGIAIDEKGWTRSCEARLITANNAGEECILSLYWHALENTGTLSVFKPDGTIKFILNLGEVTSVMSASEPGSPRLALTVPRQNKEAIKIQFMTEMEQEEWLNVLVDITSQINGLSGKPSASSVWAVTSSGDILNWDPMPSQQNNENKGSYSKEYQLIGKNIVPGFVTTLDNNFPPGTSLKIVGSLFDEVGRFHVNLQGPEVKKQRHKIETEVTEVHFHFNVRFDQNTVVCNTKTSGNWGLEERYDLPLAPGQEFTINIICIREGFKVFVNEKKVCFYRHRLTPDSITSAQILGPMKLYTMEYTSTSPIIGPDEMYWRMIGGYLRRIESGQNGIVWGITHDHRVWVYTGGWGGGILKGIGSNDGINSMNDTQTYCIYENQRWNPLTGYTSVGLPTDRYMWSDITGKHKRTREHTKLLSRHWHWISEWMVDYNTPGGVDSDGWQYATDFPAPYHGKKIFTDCVRRRRWYRKAQIITEGPWVRAGSTPLLDISLWNEGDTTSVWAVTLGGDAIYRTGVTVTTPAGTHWEHISNPQSLIAISTSCGVVWAVGRKGELYYREGVSTDNPAGSNWKLIEAPKCTIGFSHKTKVTVKSVSLCNGAAWIILTNGIVVVRTGITNTCQEGTHWKYLTVPFTDDKSMHSVKALSLHRLIMQLFDNEMTFKQVSSGEKGVWGVDSEGVLHRRLGVSATNPVGIAWQPVLSGGGALLHVSARGRPL from the exons atgtCGAGTAACTCTTTATTGTTTTCTCTTAATAATGAGGGCAAAGTGTATGCATTACCTACAAGTGGATCATGTTGGAGGGAATTCATGTACCTCGGTTtggaatttaaaactttatcAGCTGTGCCACATTTCCTTTGGGCAGTAGGAGGGGACCGGCAAATCTACCTCCACGTTCATGGATTAGAAATCCCTATCCGGGTACAAGAGGAGTCCTACGAAAATGAACGGTGGCTGCCACTAGAAGGGTTCAGTGGAAGGCTCCTGCCAACTGATAGGTATCACTTTTCTTCTCAAGATGGCACTCAAGACAGAGCAATACAACGCATCAGGTTACCCTCCATGGCTTGGCAATGGGAAGGAGAATGGCAACTCGAACTTACATTAGATGGCCACCCTCTAGACCATGATGGATGGACGTATGCAGTTGACTTCCCAGCCCAGTTTGGGCCCAGTAAGCAGTGGAAGTCTTGTGTCAGGAGGAGAAAATGGTTCAGGTACAGAAAGTTTAGTGCTATGAACTCCTGGTGTGCTATAGCACCCCTTCACAAAGACCCCACTCAGGAACCTTTTATTGATGTAAGCATTGGAGGAAACCAAATACCATTTGCAGGGCCTGGTACACTGTCAGTGTGGGCAATTACGGCTCATGGGCGAGTCATGTACAGAGCTGGCGTAAGTGCCACATCCCCTGAGGGCTTGAAGTGGATTAACATTAGCATTCCACCTAATTGTGATATTAAACAAATATCTGTAGGAGCTACAGGTTTAGTATGGGCTCTGCTTTGGACTGGCCGAGCCATAGTAAGAAAGGGTATTACAAAGGATTCACCTACTGGAGAAGCTTGGTTAGAAGTGAAGTCACCGAGTGAAACAAAGCTCACTGTCATCTCTGTGGGATATAATTCTGTTTGGGTGGTGAGTTCTGACAGTAAAGTTTGGTTTAGAAAAGGTGTGGAAGGCAACACTGCTGGCACTTCTGAAGTATCGGCAATGGGCACTGGCTGGTTAGAGATCACAGGAAACATGACTCATGTGTCGGTGGGAGTGAACGATCAGGTGTTTGCTATAGGAGAGTCAGACAAGAGCATATATTGGCGCAGTGGAATTACACCTGCGGAACTAACTGGAAAGAGGTGGAGAATGGTACAAGCCAATATGCAACTAAGTCGAACATCAAGTTCTGCAAGCATGGTATCATCAGCATCTAATAATGCAAAGCACCATAGTTTGACCATGCTGAATGAAACTACACAACTAAAGTCTCATATTAATATTCAGAATTCTTGGGAAGAATCCCATTCGGCACCAATAGAGCACACACTGCCAATAAAACCACCCAAGGAACACATTTCCAAAAAGACTACAACAGCTACAGATATTGATTTAACAGGTAAAAGTTATGAAACAACTTTGAAAAATCCTCGAGCTTGGAGTCCAGTGCGGAGTGTGGGCTCAGTGGTGGGGATGGAAGCCCAGCCAGACAGCGACAGCAGCGTGTTTGATGTAGACTCTGGCATGTATTTTGATGAGGAGGTTAGTCAGACTGCATGGGGAACATGTGACACAAATTGGACTTTTGTAGAGGCTGGGGCTTGCTGCATTGATCCCGTACAAGTGCCACATTGGTTTACAGATAGTCAAAATTCACTAAATTCAGACTTGAATGCTAATTGGCGTATCCAGATACtagattgtttaaaaaatagaaataatcaAGATCTTGACCTCTCTGACTATGGCATAGCAATCGATGAGAAGGGCTGGACTCGCAGTTGTGAAGCTAGGTTAATCACTGCTAACAATGCTGGAGAGGAGTGTATTCTTTCACTGTACTGGCATGCCTTAGAAAATACAGGGACATTGTCAGTGTTTAAGCCTGATGgtacaattaaatttattttaaacctgGGTGAAGTTACAAGTGTTATGTCAGCCTCTGAACCAGGAAGTCCCAGATTAGCCTTAACAGTACCACGACAAAACAAAGAGGCTATTAAAATACAGTTCATGACAGAAATGGAACAAGAAGAATGGCTAAATGTGCTGGTGGATATCACGTCGCAAATAAACGGACTCTCTGGCAAGCCTTCTGCAAGTTCTGTGTGGGCTGTTACTAGTTCTGGGGACATACTGAACTGGGATCCCATGCCATCCCAAcaaaacaatgaaaataaagGGTCTTATAGCAAGGAATACCAACTGATAGGAAAAAATATAGTGCCAGGATTTGTTACAACATTGGACAACAACTTCCCACCAGGCACCTCCCTCAAAATTGTTGGCAGCTTATTTGATGAAGTTGGTCGGTTTCATGTAAATTTACAAGGTCCAGAGGTAAAAAAACAGAGGCATAAAATCGAAACTGAAGTCACTGAAGTTCACTTTCATTTTAACGTTCGATTTGATCAGAATACAGTTGTATGCAATACAAAAACATCTGGTAACTGGGGTCTGGAAGAGCGTTATGATTTACCTCTAGCTCCTGGGCAAGAATTTACAATCAACATTATTTGTATTAGAGAGGGCTTCAAGGTTTTTGTTAATGAGAAGAAAGTTTGTTTTTATAGGCACAGATTAACTCCAGATAGCATAACATCAGCACAAATTTTAGGCCCTATGAAACTGTATACAATGGAATACACCTCCACAAGTCCAATTATAGGTCCAGATGAAATGTATTGGCGGATGATAGGAGGATACCTAAGAAGGATAGAGAGTGGTCAAAATGGAATCGTTTGGGGAATAACACACGACCACAGAGTCTGGGTCTACACTGGAGGATGGGGTGGAGGTATATTGAAAG GAATAGGCAGCAATGATGGCATCAACTCAATGAATGATACTCAAACATACTGCATATACGAGAACCAGCGTTGGAACCCCCTAACTGGCTACACGTCAGTCGGCCTGCCCACGGACCGCTACATGTGGAGTGACATTACTGGGAAACATAAGAGAACAAGAGAACACACAAAGTTGTTGAGTCGCCATTGGCACTGG ATATCAGAATGGATGGTGGACTACAATACTCCAGGAGGCGTGGACAGCGACGGCTGGCAGTACGCGACCGATTTCCCAGCACCGTACCATGGAAAGAAGATATTCACGGATTGTGTTCGGCGCCGACGGTGGTACAGGAAAGCTCAGATTATTACGGAAGGCCCGTGGGTCCGAGCCGGAAGTACCCCGCTACTGGACATATCTTTATGG AATGAAGGTGACACAACTTCAGTGTGGGCCGTCACACTGGGTGGAGATGCAATATACCGAACCGGAGTCACAGTCACAACTCCCGCG GGTACTCACTGGGAACACATTAGCAACCCACAATCTTTAATCGCAATAAGCACGAGTTGCGGAGTTGTCTGGGCCGTAGGCCGAAAAGGAGAACTTTACTATAGAGAAGGAGTCTCCACTGACAACCCTGCAGGTTCCAACTGGAAGTTGATTGAAGCACCTAAATGCACTATTGGATTTTCGCACAAAACGAAAGTTACTGTAAAGTCAGTTTCGTTATGTAATGGAGCGGCCTGGATTATCCTAACTAACGGTATAGTGGTTGTCCGAACGGGCATAACCAACACCTGCCAGGAGGGAACACACTGGAAGTATCTCACAG TTCCATTTACGGACGACAAGAGCATGCATTCGGTAAAAGCTTTATCACTGCATCGATTAATAATGCAATTgtttg ATAACGAGATGACATTCAAGCAAGTGTCGAGCGGGGAGAAAGGCGTGTGGGGAGTGGACAGTGAGGGGGTGCTCCACCGCCGGCTCGGGGTGTCGGCCACCAACCCGGTCGGCATCGCGTGGCAGCCCGTGCTGTCCGGCGGCGGCGCCCTACTGCACGTCTCGGCCCGAGGACGCCCGCTTTAA
- the LOC134649233 gene encoding mpv17-like protein, translating to MTVYSKCKVLFKKYPLLRGMASYSIIWPTSSLIQQTFEGKDLESYDWWRCARYGLYGSCYVAPTLYTWLTVASIMWPGNTIRAGIIKTFVETITYTPCAMCSFYFGMSLLEMKPLNEAIAEVKSKFWPTYKVGASIWPAVAMINFCLIPARNRVPFISLCSLVWTSFLAYMKHLEKEKVPESMMPSSTKLLKIHI from the exons ATGACTGTTTATAGTAAATGCAAAGTGCTTTTCAAGAAGTATCCTCTTTTACGAGGAATGGCATCTTATAGTATTATCTGGCCTACATCCAGCCTCATACAGCAAACGTTTGAGGGCAAGGATTTAG AAAGCTATGACTGGTGGAGGTGTGCTCGTTATGGCCTGTACGGGTCTTGCTATGTTGCACCTACACTCTACACTTGGTTGACAGTTGCGAGCATAATGTGGCCTGGAAATACAATAAGAGCTGGCATTATTAAG ACATTTGTTGAAACTATCACATACACACCATGTGCAATGTGTAGTTTTTATTTTGGAATGAGCCTTTTGGAAATGAAGCCTCTGAATGAAGCTATAGCAGAAGTGAAATCCAAATTCTGGCCTACCTATAAG gTTGGAGCATCAATTTGGCCCGCTGTAGCCATGATCAACTTCTGCCTGATCCCTGCTAGGAACCGTGTGCCTTTCATCAGCCTGTGCAGCCTGGTGTGGACCTCCTTCCTAGCCTACATGAAGCATTTAGAAAAGGAAAAAGTTCCTGAAAGTATGATGCCGTCGTCTACAAAACTACTAAAAATTCATATATAA
- the LOC134648791 gene encoding tectonin beta-propeller repeat-containing protein isoform X2 produces the protein MSSNSLLFSLNNEGKVYALPTSGSCWREFMYLGLEFKTLSAVPHFLWAVGGDRQIYLHVHGLEIPIRVQEESYENERWLPLEGFSGRLLPTDRYHFSSQDGTQDRAIQRIRLPSMAWQWEGEWQLELTLDGHPLDHDGWTYAVDFPAQFGPSKQWKSCVRRRKWFRYRKFSAMNSWCAIAPLHKDPTQEPFIDVSIGGNQIPFAGPGTLSVWAITAHGRVMYRAGVSATSPEGLKWINISIPPNCDIKQISVGATGLVWALLWTGRAIVRKGITKDSPTGEAWLEVKSPSETKLTVISVGYNSVWVVSSDSKVWFRKGVEGNTAGTSEVSAMGTGWLEITGNMTHVSVGVNDQVFAIGESDKSIYWRSGITPAELTGKRWRMVQANMQLSRTSSSASMVSSASNNAKHHSLTMLNETTQLKSHINIQNSWEESHSAPIEHTLPIKPPKEHISKKTTTATDIDLTGKSYETTLKNPRAWSPVRSVGSVVGMEAQPDSDSSVFDVDSGMYFDEEVSQTAWGTCDTNWTFVEAGACCIDPVQVPHWFTDSQNSLNSDLNANWRIQILDCLKNRNNQDLDLSDYGIAIDEKGWTRSCEARLITANNAGEECILSLYWHALENTGTLSVFKPDGTIKFILNLGEVTSVMSASEPGSPRLALTVPRQNKEAIKIQFMTEMEQEEWLNVLVDITSQINGLSGKPSASSVWAVTSSGDILNWDPMPSQQNNENKGSYSKEYQLIGKNIVPGFVTTLDNNFPPGTSLKIVGSLFDEVGRFHVNLQGPEVKKQRHKIETEVTEVHFHFNVRFDQNTVVCNTKTSGNWGLEERYDLPLAPGQEFTINIICIREGFKVFVNEKKVCFYRHRLTPDSITSAQILGPMKLYTMEYTSTSPIIGPDEMYWRMIGGYLRRIESGQNGIVWGITHDHRVWVYTGGWGGGILKGIGSNDGINSMNDTQTYCIYENQRWNPLTGYTSVGLPTDRYMWSDITGKHKRTREHTKLLSRHWHWISEWMVDYNTPGGVDSDGWQYATDFPAPYHGKKIFTDCVRRRRWYRKAQIITEGPWVRAGSTPLLDISLWNEGDTTSVWAVTLGGDAIYRTGVTVTTPAGTHWEHISNPQSLIAISTSCGVVWAVGRKGELYYREGVSTDNPAGSNWKLIEAPKCTIGFSHKTKVTVKSVSLCNGAAWIILTNGIVVVRTGITNTCQEGTHWKYLTDNEMTFKQVSSGEKGVWGVDSEGVLHRRLGVSATNPVGIAWQPVLSGGGALLHVSARGRPL, from the exons atgtCGAGTAACTCTTTATTGTTTTCTCTTAATAATGAGGGCAAAGTGTATGCATTACCTACAAGTGGATCATGTTGGAGGGAATTCATGTACCTCGGTTtggaatttaaaactttatcAGCTGTGCCACATTTCCTTTGGGCAGTAGGAGGGGACCGGCAAATCTACCTCCACGTTCATGGATTAGAAATCCCTATCCGGGTACAAGAGGAGTCCTACGAAAATGAACGGTGGCTGCCACTAGAAGGGTTCAGTGGAAGGCTCCTGCCAACTGATAGGTATCACTTTTCTTCTCAAGATGGCACTCAAGACAGAGCAATACAACGCATCAGGTTACCCTCCATGGCTTGGCAATGGGAAGGAGAATGGCAACTCGAACTTACATTAGATGGCCACCCTCTAGACCATGATGGATGGACGTATGCAGTTGACTTCCCAGCCCAGTTTGGGCCCAGTAAGCAGTGGAAGTCTTGTGTCAGGAGGAGAAAATGGTTCAGGTACAGAAAGTTTAGTGCTATGAACTCCTGGTGTGCTATAGCACCCCTTCACAAAGACCCCACTCAGGAACCTTTTATTGATGTAAGCATTGGAGGAAACCAAATACCATTTGCAGGGCCTGGTACACTGTCAGTGTGGGCAATTACGGCTCATGGGCGAGTCATGTACAGAGCTGGCGTAAGTGCCACATCCCCTGAGGGCTTGAAGTGGATTAACATTAGCATTCCACCTAATTGTGATATTAAACAAATATCTGTAGGAGCTACAGGTTTAGTATGGGCTCTGCTTTGGACTGGCCGAGCCATAGTAAGAAAGGGTATTACAAAGGATTCACCTACTGGAGAAGCTTGGTTAGAAGTGAAGTCACCGAGTGAAACAAAGCTCACTGTCATCTCTGTGGGATATAATTCTGTTTGGGTGGTGAGTTCTGACAGTAAAGTTTGGTTTAGAAAAGGTGTGGAAGGCAACACTGCTGGCACTTCTGAAGTATCGGCAATGGGCACTGGCTGGTTAGAGATCACAGGAAACATGACTCATGTGTCGGTGGGAGTGAACGATCAGGTGTTTGCTATAGGAGAGTCAGACAAGAGCATATATTGGCGCAGTGGAATTACACCTGCGGAACTAACTGGAAAGAGGTGGAGAATGGTACAAGCCAATATGCAACTAAGTCGAACATCAAGTTCTGCAAGCATGGTATCATCAGCATCTAATAATGCAAAGCACCATAGTTTGACCATGCTGAATGAAACTACACAACTAAAGTCTCATATTAATATTCAGAATTCTTGGGAAGAATCCCATTCGGCACCAATAGAGCACACACTGCCAATAAAACCACCCAAGGAACACATTTCCAAAAAGACTACAACAGCTACAGATATTGATTTAACAGGTAAAAGTTATGAAACAACTTTGAAAAATCCTCGAGCTTGGAGTCCAGTGCGGAGTGTGGGCTCAGTGGTGGGGATGGAAGCCCAGCCAGACAGCGACAGCAGCGTGTTTGATGTAGACTCTGGCATGTATTTTGATGAGGAGGTTAGTCAGACTGCATGGGGAACATGTGACACAAATTGGACTTTTGTAGAGGCTGGGGCTTGCTGCATTGATCCCGTACAAGTGCCACATTGGTTTACAGATAGTCAAAATTCACTAAATTCAGACTTGAATGCTAATTGGCGTATCCAGATACtagattgtttaaaaaatagaaataatcaAGATCTTGACCTCTCTGACTATGGCATAGCAATCGATGAGAAGGGCTGGACTCGCAGTTGTGAAGCTAGGTTAATCACTGCTAACAATGCTGGAGAGGAGTGTATTCTTTCACTGTACTGGCATGCCTTAGAAAATACAGGGACATTGTCAGTGTTTAAGCCTGATGgtacaattaaatttattttaaacctgGGTGAAGTTACAAGTGTTATGTCAGCCTCTGAACCAGGAAGTCCCAGATTAGCCTTAACAGTACCACGACAAAACAAAGAGGCTATTAAAATACAGTTCATGACAGAAATGGAACAAGAAGAATGGCTAAATGTGCTGGTGGATATCACGTCGCAAATAAACGGACTCTCTGGCAAGCCTTCTGCAAGTTCTGTGTGGGCTGTTACTAGTTCTGGGGACATACTGAACTGGGATCCCATGCCATCCCAAcaaaacaatgaaaataaagGGTCTTATAGCAAGGAATACCAACTGATAGGAAAAAATATAGTGCCAGGATTTGTTACAACATTGGACAACAACTTCCCACCAGGCACCTCCCTCAAAATTGTTGGCAGCTTATTTGATGAAGTTGGTCGGTTTCATGTAAATTTACAAGGTCCAGAGGTAAAAAAACAGAGGCATAAAATCGAAACTGAAGTCACTGAAGTTCACTTTCATTTTAACGTTCGATTTGATCAGAATACAGTTGTATGCAATACAAAAACATCTGGTAACTGGGGTCTGGAAGAGCGTTATGATTTACCTCTAGCTCCTGGGCAAGAATTTACAATCAACATTATTTGTATTAGAGAGGGCTTCAAGGTTTTTGTTAATGAGAAGAAAGTTTGTTTTTATAGGCACAGATTAACTCCAGATAGCATAACATCAGCACAAATTTTAGGCCCTATGAAACTGTATACAATGGAATACACCTCCACAAGTCCAATTATAGGTCCAGATGAAATGTATTGGCGGATGATAGGAGGATACCTAAGAAGGATAGAGAGTGGTCAAAATGGAATCGTTTGGGGAATAACACACGACCACAGAGTCTGGGTCTACACTGGAGGATGGGGTGGAGGTATATTGAAAG GAATAGGCAGCAATGATGGCATCAACTCAATGAATGATACTCAAACATACTGCATATACGAGAACCAGCGTTGGAACCCCCTAACTGGCTACACGTCAGTCGGCCTGCCCACGGACCGCTACATGTGGAGTGACATTACTGGGAAACATAAGAGAACAAGAGAACACACAAAGTTGTTGAGTCGCCATTGGCACTGG ATATCAGAATGGATGGTGGACTACAATACTCCAGGAGGCGTGGACAGCGACGGCTGGCAGTACGCGACCGATTTCCCAGCACCGTACCATGGAAAGAAGATATTCACGGATTGTGTTCGGCGCCGACGGTGGTACAGGAAAGCTCAGATTATTACGGAAGGCCCGTGGGTCCGAGCCGGAAGTACCCCGCTACTGGACATATCTTTATGG AATGAAGGTGACACAACTTCAGTGTGGGCCGTCACACTGGGTGGAGATGCAATATACCGAACCGGAGTCACAGTCACAACTCCCGCG GGTACTCACTGGGAACACATTAGCAACCCACAATCTTTAATCGCAATAAGCACGAGTTGCGGAGTTGTCTGGGCCGTAGGCCGAAAAGGAGAACTTTACTATAGAGAAGGAGTCTCCACTGACAACCCTGCAGGTTCCAACTGGAAGTTGATTGAAGCACCTAAATGCACTATTGGATTTTCGCACAAAACGAAAGTTACTGTAAAGTCAGTTTCGTTATGTAATGGAGCGGCCTGGATTATCCTAACTAACGGTATAGTGGTTGTCCGAACGGGCATAACCAACACCTGCCAGGAGGGAACACACTGGAAGTATCTCACAG ATAACGAGATGACATTCAAGCAAGTGTCGAGCGGGGAGAAAGGCGTGTGGGGAGTGGACAGTGAGGGGGTGCTCCACCGCCGGCTCGGGGTGTCGGCCACCAACCCGGTCGGCATCGCGTGGCAGCCCGTGCTGTCCGGCGGCGGCGCCCTACTGCACGTCTCGGCCCGAGGACGCCCGCTTTAA